One segment of Macrotis lagotis isolate mMagLag1 chromosome 1, bilby.v1.9.chrom.fasta, whole genome shotgun sequence DNA contains the following:
- the LOC141509738 gene encoding sialic acid-binding Ig-like lectin 14 isoform X2, with protein sequence MMLLLLLPLLWDGSLSLEWTLKVQPLVTVQEGMCAHIPCSFNFPSSYVHDKIYGSWFREGLHGGQGSAVVTNDPDENVNEQNRGRFHLLGDPRKHNCSLSITDAQLTDTGKYYFRFRGPDSYSFTDNKLYVNVTALIQKPDISIPEKLESGNSVILNCTFPWACGGDRSPRFSWKGAALSSQQEDPEASHSSEVSFILGPQHHGTNITCQVTFPGGRLSTERTIQLKVIYVPKMFNPTCSWGKEGLFCTCAGQAEPAPSVGWWIEGKFVEGNSSSNTFQVMSIKSGSWTNSSLNVKVQPGHNLIPYCEVRPQHKEDSFSVQLMPVFSTQENSSWPLIITLLRGALIAVGFLLTYSITWLYYTRKPLGGCVH encoded by the exons atgatgctgctgctgctgctgcccctGCTCTGGGATG GGTCCTTGTCCTTGGAGTGGACACTGAAGGTGCAGCCTTTGGTGACAGTACAGGAGGGCATGTGTGCCCACATCCCCTGCAGCTTCAACTTTCCCTCATCCTATGTCCACGATAAAATTTATGGCTCCTGGTTCAGAGAAGGACTACATGGGGGacagggcagtgctgtggtcacaAATGACCCTGATGAGAATGTGAATGAGCAAAACCGGGGAAGATTCCATCTCCTTGGGGATCCCAGAAAGCACAATTGCTCTCTGAGCATCACAGACGCCCAGTTGACAGACACTGGGAAATACTACTTCCGTTTTAGAGGACCTGACAGTTACAGTTTCACAGATAATAAACTTTACGTGAATGTGACAG CCTTGATTCAGAAACCAGACATCTCTATTCCAGAGAAGTTGGAGTCAGGGAATTCAGTGATTTTGAATTGTACATTTCCTTGGGCCTGTGGGGGAGATAGGTCCCCCAGATTCTCCTGGAAGGGGGCTGCCCTCTCCTCCCAGCAAGAAGATCCTGAGGCATCCCACTCCTCAGAGGTCTCCTTCATCCTTGGACCCCAGCATCATGGTACCAATATCACCTGTCAGGTGACATTTCCTGGAGGCCGTTTGAGCACAGAGAGAACCATCCAACTCAAGGTGATCT ATGTCCCCAAGATGTTCAACCCTACTTGCTCCTGGGGCAAGGAGGGTTTGTTCTGTACCTGCGCGGGCCAAGCAGAACCAGCCCCCTCAGTGGGCTGGTGGATAGAGGGCAAGTTTGTGGAGGGCAATAGTAGCAGCAACACCTTCCAAGTGATGTCCATCAAGTCTGGGTCCTGGACCAATAGCAGCCTGAATGTCAAGGTGCAGCCCGGTCACAACCTCATCCCCTACTGTGAGGTGAGGCCCCAGCACAAGGAGGACAGTTTCAGTGTCCAGTTGATGCCAG TCTTCTCTACCCAGGAGAACAGCTCGTGGCCACTGATCATCACATTGCTCCGGGGAGCCCTCATAGCGGTCGGCTTTCTCCTCACCTATAGCATCACCTGGCTCTATTATACCCG GAAACCTCTAGGAGGGTGCGTCCATTAG
- the LOC141509738 gene encoding sialic acid-binding Ig-like lectin 14 isoform X4 has translation MMLLLLLPLLWDGSLSLEWTLKVQPLVTVQEGMCAHIPCSFNFPSSYVHDKIYGSWFREGLHGGQGSAVVTNDPDENVNEQNRGRFHLLGDPRKHNCSLSITDAQLTDTGKYYFRFRGPDSYSFTDNKLYVNVTALIQKPDISIPEKLESGNSVILNCTFPWACGGDRSPRFSWKGAALSSQQEDPEASHSSEVSFILGPQHHGTNITCQVTFPGGRLSTERTIQLKVIFFSTQENSSWPLIITLLRGALIAVGFLLTYSITWLYYTRPRLFHYWAYDSISRPFPACSPSCCPSRILSPRSEHSSPDVDNQSQATWTIPSFIPGHGSLLMQSNIELVYWAAMFLN, from the exons atgatgctgctgctgctgctgcccctGCTCTGGGATG GGTCCTTGTCCTTGGAGTGGACACTGAAGGTGCAGCCTTTGGTGACAGTACAGGAGGGCATGTGTGCCCACATCCCCTGCAGCTTCAACTTTCCCTCATCCTATGTCCACGATAAAATTTATGGCTCCTGGTTCAGAGAAGGACTACATGGGGGacagggcagtgctgtggtcacaAATGACCCTGATGAGAATGTGAATGAGCAAAACCGGGGAAGATTCCATCTCCTTGGGGATCCCAGAAAGCACAATTGCTCTCTGAGCATCACAGACGCCCAGTTGACAGACACTGGGAAATACTACTTCCGTTTTAGAGGACCTGACAGTTACAGTTTCACAGATAATAAACTTTACGTGAATGTGACAG CCTTGATTCAGAAACCAGACATCTCTATTCCAGAGAAGTTGGAGTCAGGGAATTCAGTGATTTTGAATTGTACATTTCCTTGGGCCTGTGGGGGAGATAGGTCCCCCAGATTCTCCTGGAAGGGGGCTGCCCTCTCCTCCCAGCAAGAAGATCCTGAGGCATCCCACTCCTCAGAGGTCTCCTTCATCCTTGGACCCCAGCATCATGGTACCAATATCACCTGTCAGGTGACATTTCCTGGAGGCCGTTTGAGCACAGAGAGAACCATCCAACTCAAGGTGATCT TCTTCTCTACCCAGGAGAACAGCTCGTGGCCACTGATCATCACATTGCTCCGGGGAGCCCTCATAGCGGTCGGCTTTCTCCTCACCTATAGCATCACCTGGCTCTATTATACCCG CCCCAGGCTCTTCCACTACTGGGCTTATGACTCCATCTCAAGACCTTTCCCAGCCTGCTCTCCTTCTTGCTGTCCTTCCAGAATCCTGAGCCCCAGAAGTGAACACAGCTCTCCAGATGTGGACAATCAGAGCCAGGCCACCTGGACCATCCCCTCCTTCATTCCAGGCCATGGGTCTCTTTTAATGCAGTCAAACATTGAGTTAGTTTATTGGGCTGCCATGTTTCTCAACTGA
- the LOC141509738 gene encoding sialic acid-binding Ig-like lectin 14 isoform X1, which yields MMLLLLLPLLWDGSLSLEWTLKVQPLVTVQEGMCAHIPCSFNFPSSYVHDKIYGSWFREGLHGGQGSAVVTNDPDENVNEQNRGRFHLLGDPRKHNCSLSITDAQLTDTGKYYFRFRGPDSYSFTDNKLYVNVTALIQKPDISIPEKLESGNSVILNCTFPWACGGDRSPRFSWKGAALSSQQEDPEASHSSEVSFILGPQHHGTNITCQVTFPGGRLSTERTIQLKVIYVPKMFNPTCSWGKEGLFCTCAGQAEPAPSVGWWIEGKFVEGNSSSNTFQVMSIKSGSWTNSSLNVKVQPGHNLIPYCEVRPQHKEDSFSVQLMPVFSTQENSSWPLIITLLRGALIAVGFLLTYSITWLYYTRPRLFHYWAYDSISRPFPACSPSCCPSRILSPRSEHSSPDVDNQSQATWTIPSFIPGHGSLLMQSNIELVYWAAMFLN from the exons atgatgctgctgctgctgctgcccctGCTCTGGGATG GGTCCTTGTCCTTGGAGTGGACACTGAAGGTGCAGCCTTTGGTGACAGTACAGGAGGGCATGTGTGCCCACATCCCCTGCAGCTTCAACTTTCCCTCATCCTATGTCCACGATAAAATTTATGGCTCCTGGTTCAGAGAAGGACTACATGGGGGacagggcagtgctgtggtcacaAATGACCCTGATGAGAATGTGAATGAGCAAAACCGGGGAAGATTCCATCTCCTTGGGGATCCCAGAAAGCACAATTGCTCTCTGAGCATCACAGACGCCCAGTTGACAGACACTGGGAAATACTACTTCCGTTTTAGAGGACCTGACAGTTACAGTTTCACAGATAATAAACTTTACGTGAATGTGACAG CCTTGATTCAGAAACCAGACATCTCTATTCCAGAGAAGTTGGAGTCAGGGAATTCAGTGATTTTGAATTGTACATTTCCTTGGGCCTGTGGGGGAGATAGGTCCCCCAGATTCTCCTGGAAGGGGGCTGCCCTCTCCTCCCAGCAAGAAGATCCTGAGGCATCCCACTCCTCAGAGGTCTCCTTCATCCTTGGACCCCAGCATCATGGTACCAATATCACCTGTCAGGTGACATTTCCTGGAGGCCGTTTGAGCACAGAGAGAACCATCCAACTCAAGGTGATCT ATGTCCCCAAGATGTTCAACCCTACTTGCTCCTGGGGCAAGGAGGGTTTGTTCTGTACCTGCGCGGGCCAAGCAGAACCAGCCCCCTCAGTGGGCTGGTGGATAGAGGGCAAGTTTGTGGAGGGCAATAGTAGCAGCAACACCTTCCAAGTGATGTCCATCAAGTCTGGGTCCTGGACCAATAGCAGCCTGAATGTCAAGGTGCAGCCCGGTCACAACCTCATCCCCTACTGTGAGGTGAGGCCCCAGCACAAGGAGGACAGTTTCAGTGTCCAGTTGATGCCAG TCTTCTCTACCCAGGAGAACAGCTCGTGGCCACTGATCATCACATTGCTCCGGGGAGCCCTCATAGCGGTCGGCTTTCTCCTCACCTATAGCATCACCTGGCTCTATTATACCCG CCCCAGGCTCTTCCACTACTGGGCTTATGACTCCATCTCAAGACCTTTCCCAGCCTGCTCTCCTTCTTGCTGTCCTTCCAGAATCCTGAGCCCCAGAAGTGAACACAGCTCTCCAGATGTGGACAATCAGAGCCAGGCCACCTGGACCATCCCCTCCTTCATTCCAGGCCATGGGTCTCTTTTAATGCAGTCAAACATTGAGTTAGTTTATTGGGCTGCCATGTTTCTCAACTGA
- the LOC141509738 gene encoding sialic acid-binding Ig-like lectin 14 isoform X3, with product MMLLLLLPLLWDGSLSLEWTLKVQPLVTVQEGMCAHIPCSFNFPSSYVHDKIYGSWFREGLHGGQGSAVVTNDPDENVNEQNRGRFHLLGDPRKHNCSLSITDAQLTDTGKYYFRFRGPDSYSFTDNKLYVNVTDVPKMFNPTCSWGKEGLFCTCAGQAEPAPSVGWWIEGKFVEGNSSSNTFQVMSIKSGSWTNSSLNVKVQPGHNLIPYCEVRPQHKEDSFSVQLMPVFSTQENSSWPLIITLLRGALIAVGFLLTYSITWLYYTRPRLFHYWAYDSISRPFPACSPSCCPSRILSPRSEHSSPDVDNQSQATWTIPSFIPGHGSLLMQSNIELVYWAAMFLN from the exons atgatgctgctgctgctgctgcccctGCTCTGGGATG GGTCCTTGTCCTTGGAGTGGACACTGAAGGTGCAGCCTTTGGTGACAGTACAGGAGGGCATGTGTGCCCACATCCCCTGCAGCTTCAACTTTCCCTCATCCTATGTCCACGATAAAATTTATGGCTCCTGGTTCAGAGAAGGACTACATGGGGGacagggcagtgctgtggtcacaAATGACCCTGATGAGAATGTGAATGAGCAAAACCGGGGAAGATTCCATCTCCTTGGGGATCCCAGAAAGCACAATTGCTCTCTGAGCATCACAGACGCCCAGTTGACAGACACTGGGAAATACTACTTCCGTTTTAGAGGACCTGACAGTTACAGTTTCACAGATAATAAACTTTACGTGAATGTGACAG ATGTCCCCAAGATGTTCAACCCTACTTGCTCCTGGGGCAAGGAGGGTTTGTTCTGTACCTGCGCGGGCCAAGCAGAACCAGCCCCCTCAGTGGGCTGGTGGATAGAGGGCAAGTTTGTGGAGGGCAATAGTAGCAGCAACACCTTCCAAGTGATGTCCATCAAGTCTGGGTCCTGGACCAATAGCAGCCTGAATGTCAAGGTGCAGCCCGGTCACAACCTCATCCCCTACTGTGAGGTGAGGCCCCAGCACAAGGAGGACAGTTTCAGTGTCCAGTTGATGCCAG TCTTCTCTACCCAGGAGAACAGCTCGTGGCCACTGATCATCACATTGCTCCGGGGAGCCCTCATAGCGGTCGGCTTTCTCCTCACCTATAGCATCACCTGGCTCTATTATACCCG CCCCAGGCTCTTCCACTACTGGGCTTATGACTCCATCTCAAGACCTTTCCCAGCCTGCTCTCCTTCTTGCTGTCCTTCCAGAATCCTGAGCCCCAGAAGTGAACACAGCTCTCCAGATGTGGACAATCAGAGCCAGGCCACCTGGACCATCCCCTCCTTCATTCCAGGCCATGGGTCTCTTTTAATGCAGTCAAACATTGAGTTAGTTTATTGGGCTGCCATGTTTCTCAACTGA